A stretch of the Leopardus geoffroyi isolate Oge1 chromosome B2, O.geoffroyi_Oge1_pat1.0, whole genome shotgun sequence genome encodes the following:
- the KLC4 gene encoding kinesin light chain 4, with translation MSGLVLGQRDEPAGHRLSQEEILGSTRLVSQGLEALHSEHQAVLQSLSHTIECLQQGGHEEGLVHEKARQLRRSMENIELGLSEAQVMLALASHLSTVESEKQKLRAQVRRLCQENQWLRDELAGTQQRLQRSEQAVAQLEEEKKHLEFLGQLRQYDEDGHTAEEKEGDATKDSLDDLFPNEEEEDPSNGLSRGQGAQHSGYEIPARLRTLHNLVIQYAAQGRYEVAVPLCKQALEDLERTSGRGHPDVATMLNILALVYRDQNKYKEAAHLLNDALSIRESTLGRDHPAVAATLNNLAVLYGKRGKYKEAEPLCQRALEIREKVLGTDHPDVAKQLNNLALLCQNQGKYEAVERYYRRALAIYEGQLGPDNPNVARTKNNLASCYLKQGKYAEAETLYKEILTRAHLQEFGSVDDDHKPIWMHAEEREEMSKSRHREGGTPYTEYGGWYKACKVSSPTVNTTLRNLGALYRRQGKLEAAETLEECALRSQKQGTDPISQTKVAELLGEGDSGRTSQEGSGGSVKYEGGEDASVAVEWSGDGSGTLQRSGSLGKIRDVLRRSSELLVRKLQGTEPRPSSSNMKRAASLNYLNQPSAAPLQVSRGLSASTTNLSSSS, from the exons ATGTCAGGCCTGGTGTTGGGGCAGCGGGATGAGCCTGCAGGGCACAGGCTCAGCCAGGAGGAGATCCTGGGAAGTACCCGGCTGGTGAGCCAAGGGCTGGAGGCCCTACACAGTGAACATCAGGCTGTCCTGCAAAGTCTGTCCCATACCATCGAGTGTCTGCAGCAAGGAGGCCATGAAGAAGGGCTGGTGCATGAGAAGGCTCGGCAGCTGCGACGTTCCATGGAGAACATCGAGCTGGGGCTGAGTGAGGCCCAg GTGATGCTGGCTTTGGCCAGCCACCTGAGCACAGTGGAGTCGGAGAAACAGAAACTGCGGGCTCAGGTACGGCGGCTGTGTCAGGAGAACCAGTGGCTCCGGGACGAGCTGGCGGGCACCCAGCAGCGGCTGCAGCGTAGCGAACAGGCTGTGGCTCAgctggaggaggaaaagaagcacCTGGAGTTCCTGGGGCAGCTGCGACAGTATGACGAGGACGGGCACACCGCG gaagagaaggagggtgaTGCCACCAAGGATTCCCTGGATGATCTCTTCCCCAACGAGGAGGAAGAAGACCCCAGCAATGGCT TGTCCCGTGGCCAGGGTGCCCAGCACAGCGGATATGAGATCCCGGCGAGGTTACGGACACTGCACAACTTGGTGATCCAGTATGCTGCCCAGGGACGCTATGAGGTGGCTGTGCCTCTCTGCAAGCAGGCACTGGAGGACTTGGAGCGCACATCTGGCCGCGGCCACCCTGATGTCGCGACCATGCTCAACATCCTTGCTTTGGTGTATCG gGACCAGAATAAGTATAAGGAAGCTGCCCACCTGCTGAATGATGCCCTCAGCATCCGGGAGAGCACCCTGGGCCGGGACCACCCTGCA GTGGCTGCCACACTCAACAATCTGGCTGTGCTCTATGGCAAGAGGGGCAAATACAAGGAGGCGGAGCCACTGTGCCAACGTGCACTGGAGATTCGAGAAAAG GTCCTAGGCACTGACCACCCAGATGTGGCAAAGCAGCTGAACAACCTGGCCCTGTTGTGCCAAAACCAGGGCAAGTACGAGGCCGTGGAGCGCTATTACCGGCGGGCACTGGCCATCTATGAGGGGCAGCTGGGGCCGGACAACCCTAACGTAGCCCGGACCAAGAACAAcctg GCTTCCTGTTACTTGAAACAGGGCAAATATGCTGAGGCTGAGACGCTCTACAAAGAGATCCTGACCCGGGCCCACCTGCAGGAGTTTGGGTCTGTGGACG ATGACCACAAGCCCATCTGGATGCATGCAGAGGAGCGGGAGGAAATGAGCAAA AGCCGGCACCGAGAGGGCGGCACACCCTATACTGAGTACGGAGGCTGGTACAAGGCCTGCAAAGTGAGCAG CCCCACAGTAAACACCACTCTGAGAAACCTAGGAGCTCTGTACAGGCGCCAGGGAAAGCTGGAGGCAGCCGAGACCCTAGAAGAATGTGCCCTGCGCTCCCAGAAACAG ggTACTGACCCTATCAGTCAGACCAAGGTGGCTGAGCTACTTGGGGAAGGTGACAGTGGAAGGACCTCCCAGGAGGGCTCTGGGGGCAGCGTGAAATATGAAGGAGGTGAAGATGCTTCTGTGGCTGTGGAGTGGTCAGGG GATGGCAGTGGGACCCTGCAGAGGAGTGGTTCTCTGGGCAAGATCCGGGATGTGCTTCGTAGAAGCAGTGAACTCCTGGTGAGGAAGCTCCAGGGGACTGAGCCTCGGCCCTCCAG CAGCAACATGAAGCGGGCAGCCTCCTTAAATTATCTGAATCAACCCAGTGCAGCACCCCTCCAG GTCTCCCGGGGCCTCAGTGCCAGCACCACCAACCTCTCTTCAAGCAGCTGA
- the MRPL2 gene encoding 39S ribosomal protein L2, mitochondrial — translation MALRVLTRAMGSLSLTPPAFATLSSSLLPAAQVTSSTLLQLPSSSLLLLCRPVLTSVALSANFVSWKSRTKYTITPVKMRKSGGRNHTGRIQVHGIGGGHKQRYRMIDFLRFRPELEAKPGPFEEKVIVVRYDPCRSADIALVAGGSRKRWIIATENMQAGDIILNSDHIGRMAVAAREGDAHPLGALPVGTLINNVESEPGRGAQYIRAAGTCGVLLRKVNGTAIIQLPSKRQMQVLETCIATVGRVSNVDHNKRVIGKAGRNRWLGKRPSSGLWHRKGGWAGRKIRPLPPMKSYVKLPSAAAQS, via the exons ATGGCCTTGAGGGTACTGACTCGCGCTATGGGCTCACTGAGCCTGACGCCCCCGGCCTTCGCCACCCTCAGCTCGAGCCTGCTCCCGGCCGCCCAG GTGACAAGCAGTACCCTCCTCCAGCTGCCCTCTTCCTCATTGTTGCTCCTCTGCCGCCCAGTGCTTACATCTGTGGCCCTTAGTGCCAATTTTGTGTCCTGGAAGAGTCGTACCAAGTACACCATCACACCAGTGAAGATGAGGAAGTCTGGGGGCCGAAACCACACAG GCCGAATCCAAGTGCATGGTATTGGCGGGGGCCACAAGCAACGTTATCGCATGATTGATTTTCTGCGGTTCCGGCCTGAGCTGGAAGCAAAGCCAGGACCCTTTGAGGAGAAGGTCATCGTGGTCCGCTATGATCCCTGTAG ATCAGCAGACATAGCTCTGGTTGCTGGGGGCAGCCGGAAACGCTGGATCATTGCCACAGAAAACATGCAGGCTGGAGATATAATCCTGAACTCTGATCACATAGGCCGAATGGCAG TTGCTGCTCGGGAAGGGGATGCACATCCTCTTGGGGCCTTGCCTGTGGGGACTCTCATCAACAACGTGGAGAGTGAGCCAGGCCGGGGGGCCCAGTATATCCGAGCTGCAG GGACATGTGGTGTGCTGCTACGGAAGGTGAATGGGACGGCCATCATCCAGCTGCCTTCCAAGAGACagatgcag GTTCTGGAAACGTGCATAGCAACAGTAGGCCGGGTATCCAACGTTGATCATAACAAAAGGGTCATCGGCAAGGCTGGGCGGAACCGCTGGCTAGGCAAGAGGCCTTCCAGCGGGCTATGGCATCGCAAGGGGGGCTGGGCTGGCCGCAAGATTCGGCCACTGCCCCCTATGAAGAGTTACGTGAAGCTGCCCTCGGCTGCTGCCCAAAGCTGA